In one window of Rhizobium oryzihabitans DNA:
- a CDS encoding response regulator: MLDALCDALGAAIVVYDRNDHIIFASRKLLSFFPLEEGVVGPGARLRDYLSALYDCYLLEAESLAANARQLGRDEWIGERLALHWKERAEKTERLKGERFLRFVMNRLPSGLGISVVADISEQKKREEQWRIDLERVQLIEDILDNLPFPVFVKDRNMAYAAINKSACAMVETSAEAILGRTVFDLHSRKVAGRIDAADRMVLDTGTPSVIPERVRRLNGEEVLTITRKQRVGRSGRYFLVTTMEDVTALATIDANGMPVIPSLEHVAFVASTYGKDDERDARSGLLKSKAVLVVSENGRFGDVAGRRLTAGGMDYAVVTSEEEQRSFIDIAASAGVGIDVVVVDAQMSVACLDIAEAHGLPVVTIEEDEIDASLLHYLAVGLSSSPREKSSEEDWEIMTEDLPKILKTGGVCEILLVEDNRVNQIVFSQILEGLGLSYRLATSGEEALRLFAEQAPSVVLLDTTLSDIDGFEVARRMRELAGDDRIPIVGVITHAFEGDLDKCLASGMDDMLLKPVSPDMVEAVFLRLFGKDTLRLQA, encoded by the coding sequence ATGCTTGATGCCCTTTGCGACGCGCTTGGCGCGGCGATCGTCGTTTACGACCGTAATGATCACATTATTTTCGCAAGCCGGAAGCTGTTAAGTTTTTTTCCGCTCGAAGAGGGCGTTGTCGGACCGGGCGCGCGGCTGCGCGACTATCTGAGCGCGCTCTACGATTGTTATCTTCTGGAGGCGGAAAGCCTGGCCGCCAATGCCCGCCAGCTCGGGCGGGACGAATGGATCGGCGAGCGTCTGGCGCTGCACTGGAAGGAACGGGCGGAAAAGACCGAGCGGCTGAAGGGGGAACGCTTCCTGCGTTTCGTCATGAACCGCCTGCCTTCCGGTCTCGGCATCAGTGTCGTTGCCGATATTTCCGAACAGAAGAAAAGAGAAGAGCAGTGGCGCATCGATCTTGAGCGCGTCCAGCTGATCGAGGATATTCTCGACAATCTGCCGTTTCCGGTTTTCGTTAAGGATCGGAACATGGCCTATGCCGCAATCAACAAATCCGCCTGCGCCATGGTCGAGACCAGTGCCGAAGCCATTCTCGGAAGAACCGTTTTCGATCTCCATTCGCGCAAGGTCGCAGGCCGCATCGACGCTGCCGATCGCATGGTGCTGGACACCGGCACGCCGAGCGTCATTCCCGAAAGGGTGAGACGCCTGAACGGCGAAGAGGTGCTGACGATCACGCGCAAGCAGCGTGTTGGGCGTTCGGGCCGATATTTCCTCGTGACGACGATGGAGGATGTGACGGCACTTGCCACTATCGATGCGAACGGCATGCCCGTCATTCCTTCGCTCGAACACGTTGCTTTCGTCGCCTCCACCTATGGCAAGGATGATGAACGCGATGCCAGAAGCGGCCTGCTGAAGAGCAAGGCGGTGCTGGTCGTATCCGAAAACGGTCGTTTTGGAGACGTTGCCGGTCGAAGGCTGACCGCAGGCGGCATGGATTATGCCGTCGTGACGAGCGAGGAAGAACAGCGCAGTTTCATCGACATTGCCGCCTCTGCCGGCGTCGGCATCGATGTCGTTGTCGTCGATGCGCAGATGAGCGTCGCATGCCTTGATATCGCGGAAGCCCATGGCCTGCCCGTCGTCACCATAGAGGAAGACGAAATCGATGCATCGCTGCTGCATTATCTTGCCGTTGGCCTCAGCTCCTCTCCCAGGGAAAAATCCTCTGAAGAAGATTGGGAGATCATGACCGAGGACCTGCCCAAAATCCTCAAGACCGGGGGCGTCTGCGAGATACTTCTCGTCGAGGACAACAGGGTCAACCAGATCGTCTTCTCGCAGATCCTCGAAGGCCTGGGGCTGTCTTACCGGCTCGCCACCTCGGGCGAAGAGGCGCTGCGTCTTTTTGCGGAACAGGCGCCCTCCGTCGTCCTGCTGGATACGACACTTTCCGATATCGACGGTTTCGAGGTTGCCCGCCGCATGCGCGAGCTCGCCGGTGACGATCGCATTCCCATTGTCGGCGTCATCACCCATGCATTCGAGGGTGATCTCGACAAATGCCTGGCGTCGGGTATGGACGACATGCTGCTGAAACCCGTCAGTCCCGATATGGTCGAGGCTGTTTTCCTGCGCCTTTTCGGCAAGGATACCCTGCGACTGCAAGCCTGA
- the mutL gene encoding DNA mismatch repair endonuclease MutL, translating into MAIKQLSETLINQIAAGEVIERPSSATKELVENAIDAGATRIEIATAGGGKGLVRITDNGSGMSPADLELAVRRHCTSKISTTLDDIRTLGFRGEALPSIGSVAKLSITSRQQGAEQGSVISVTGGKVSDVRPAASNAGTIVEVRDLFFATPARLKFLKTERAEAAAITEVVKRMAIAFPHIRFVLSGTDRSTLEIPSTGDDHLARMAQILGAEFKDNAIEIDAGREDVTLTGFAGVPTFNRGNSAHQYVFVNGRPVQDKLLLSAIRGAYAETVPHGRYPVAVLSLTLDPAFVDVNVHPAKSDVRFRDPGLIRGLIVGAIRQALTRDGDRAATTGASQMMSAFRPGYSPSNLRPSPSATWSAATSPSRPLAVSSGTQFSEAVQSRFSDITMPTARAEPRETYEAAASPSPEPVLYPLGAARAQLHQNYIVAQTEDGLVIVDQHAAHERLVFEEMRNALHSRRPPSQVLLIPEIIDLPEEDCDRLMDHAAGFDALGLVIERFGPGAVAVRETPAMLGEVNVQGLVRQLADEIAEWDAASTLANKLEYVAATMACHGSVRSGRRMRPEEMNALLRQMENTPGSGQCNHGRPTYIELKLSDIERLFGRS; encoded by the coding sequence ATGGCCATCAAGCAGCTTTCAGAAACCCTCATCAACCAGATCGCCGCCGGCGAGGTCATCGAAAGACCCTCCAGCGCCACGAAGGAACTGGTGGAAAACGCCATCGACGCCGGCGCGACGCGGATCGAGATCGCCACGGCGGGCGGCGGCAAGGGGCTGGTGCGCATCACCGACAACGGCTCCGGCATGTCGCCTGCCGATCTCGAGCTTGCTGTCCGGCGCCATTGCACCTCGAAAATATCCACGACGCTGGATGATATCCGCACGCTCGGCTTTCGCGGCGAGGCCCTGCCCTCCATCGGCTCGGTCGCCAAGCTGTCGATCACCAGCCGCCAACAGGGCGCGGAACAGGGTTCGGTCATTTCCGTCACCGGCGGCAAGGTTTCGGACGTGCGGCCTGCCGCCTCGAATGCCGGCACCATCGTCGAGGTGCGCGACCTGTTCTTCGCCACGCCTGCGCGGCTGAAATTCCTGAAGACGGAACGCGCCGAGGCGGCCGCCATCACCGAGGTCGTCAAGCGTATGGCGATCGCCTTTCCGCATATCCGCTTCGTGTTGTCAGGCACCGACCGTTCCACGCTCGAAATCCCCTCGACCGGCGATGACCACCTCGCCCGCATGGCGCAGATTCTGGGTGCGGAATTCAAGGACAACGCCATCGAGATCGATGCCGGGCGCGAGGATGTGACGCTGACCGGCTTTGCCGGCGTGCCGACCTTCAACCGTGGCAATTCGGCGCATCAATATGTCTTCGTCAACGGCCGTCCGGTGCAGGACAAGCTGCTTTTATCCGCCATTCGCGGCGCCTATGCCGAAACCGTGCCGCATGGGCGATATCCCGTTGCGGTGCTGTCCCTGACGCTCGACCCCGCCTTTGTGGATGTGAACGTGCATCCGGCGAAATCCGACGTGCGCTTCCGTGATCCCGGCCTTATTCGCGGGCTGATCGTCGGCGCGATCCGCCAGGCGCTGACGCGCGACGGCGACAGGGCGGCAACGACGGGTGCGAGCCAGATGATGAGCGCCTTCCGCCCGGGTTACAGCCCGTCCAATCTCCGGCCTTCTCCGTCCGCAACATGGTCCGCCGCGACTTCTCCTTCCCGGCCGCTTGCCGTTTCCAGCGGAACGCAATTTTCGGAGGCCGTGCAGTCGCGCTTTTCCGACATCACCATGCCGACGGCGCGGGCCGAGCCGCGGGAGACTTACGAGGCCGCCGCAAGCCCCTCGCCAGAACCGGTGCTTTATCCGCTGGGTGCGGCACGGGCGCAGCTGCACCAGAACTACATCGTGGCGCAGACGGAAGACGGTCTCGTCATCGTCGATCAGCATGCCGCGCATGAGCGGCTGGTGTTTGAGGAAATGCGCAACGCGCTGCATTCCAGACGCCCGCCTTCACAGGTGCTGCTCATCCCCGAGATCATCGACCTGCCGGAAGAGGATTGCGACCGGCTGATGGATCATGCCGCCGGTTTCGATGCGCTGGGCCTCGTCATCGAGCGTTTCGGGCCGGGCGCGGTCGCCGTCCGGGAAACGCCCGCCATGCTCGGCGAGGTCAATGTGCAGGGGCTGGTGCGGCAGCTTGCCGACGAGATTGCCGAATGGGACGCCGCCTCCACGCTTGCCAACAAGCTCGAATATGTCGCCGCCACGATGGCCTGCCACGGTTCGGTGCGTTCCGGCCGGCGCATGCGGCCGGAGGAGATGAACGCGCTTTTGCGGCAGATGGAAAACACGCCGGGCTCCGGCCAGTGCAATCACGGCCGACCGACCTATATCGAGCTGAAACTTTCCGATATAGAACGGCTCTTCGGCCGCAGCTGA
- a CDS encoding DUF2093 domain-containing protein, whose protein sequence is MNRFEGGGNRLAVIEYLDGDFRIVQTGSHVACAITGKTIPLDELRYWSVARQEAYVDAAASLEAEKKAGNLPA, encoded by the coding sequence ATGAACAGATTTGAAGGAGGCGGAAACCGTCTCGCCGTCATCGAATATCTCGACGGTGACTTCCGGATCGTGCAGACCGGCTCGCATGTTGCCTGCGCCATCACCGGCAAGACCATTCCGCTCGACGAACTCCGCTACTGGAGCGTGGCGCGGCAGGAAGCCTATGTGGACGCCGCCGCTTCGCTGGAGGCCGAAAAGAAAGCTGGTAATTTGCCTGCGTGA
- a CDS encoding IS110 family transposase: MIHPVFIGCDVAKAHLDLFDGRTSRHIRIDNTAAAIHAWLQSLEGQEATVILEATGRYDRQLRAALDRQQRPYCRVNPARARDFARATGRLAKTDAIDARLLARMGETLGPATSTPPDPARQALASFHTRRDQLVAMRQQERLRLSSAEPMEHDSLERHLIWLDGEIEAIEKACHAHVRENAELNEQSTRLRSIPGVGPVTAFTLMAHMPELGGSSSKAMAALAGLAPFNADSGIKRGQRHIRGGRKRVRDALYMAALVAYRLKTAFARTAQTMQTKGKPFKVMIIAIARKILVAANAILRDKTVFAKT, from the coding sequence ATGATACACCCTGTTTTCATTGGATGCGACGTCGCCAAGGCGCATCTTGATCTTTTCGACGGCCGGACATCCCGGCATATCCGCATCGACAACACCGCTGCCGCCATTCATGCATGGCTGCAAAGCCTGGAGGGGCAGGAGGCGACGGTCATTCTGGAGGCGACCGGGCGTTATGACAGGCAGCTGCGCGCGGCTCTCGATCGGCAACAGCGTCCGTATTGCCGGGTCAACCCCGCCCGGGCGCGCGACTTCGCAAGAGCCACCGGCCGCCTGGCCAAGACCGACGCCATCGATGCCCGCCTGCTGGCACGCATGGGCGAAACGCTTGGCCCCGCAACCAGCACACCACCCGATCCGGCCCGGCAGGCGCTTGCCAGCTTCCATACAAGGCGCGATCAGCTCGTTGCCATGCGCCAGCAGGAGCGGCTTCGCCTTTCCAGCGCAGAACCCATGGAGCACGATAGTCTGGAGCGCCATCTCATCTGGCTGGACGGCGAGATCGAGGCGATCGAAAAAGCCTGTCACGCCCATGTCCGGGAAAACGCGGAACTGAACGAACAAAGCACCAGGCTTCGTTCCATTCCGGGCGTCGGGCCAGTCACCGCATTCACGCTGATGGCGCATATGCCGGAACTGGGCGGCAGCTCTTCCAAAGCCATGGCGGCATTGGCGGGACTTGCTCCCTTCAATGCCGACAGCGGCATCAAACGCGGCCAGCGCCATATTCGCGGCGGACGAAAGCGCGTGCGCGATGCCCTCTACATGGCGGCGCTGGTGGCTTACAGGCTGAAGACCGCCTTCGCCCGCACGGCGCAAACCATGCAGACCAAGGGCAAACCGTTCAAGGTCATGATCATTGCCATCGCCCGCAAAATCCTCGTCGCCGCAAACGCAATCCTCAGGGATAAAACCGTCTTTGCTAAAACCTGA
- the lpxK gene encoding tetraacyldisaccharide 4'-kinase, translated as MVSEAPPFWWQKAGWQAWLLSPFSLLYGNIAGRRMRTAKRASVHVPVICIGNFTVGGAGKTPTAMAIARAAVAKGLKPGFLSRGYGGTLDVTTLVDPAQHRSADVGDEPLLLAREAVTVISRKRVEGAHRLVKEGVDLIIMDDGFQSARLTLDYALVVIDTVRGIGNGHLVPGGPVRAPLAEQMRHMTGLLKVGNGHAADPLVRMAAKAAKPVFVAAITPQEPQDFRGRRVLAYAGIADPAKFFRTVEAVGGEIVERRSFPDHHHFSDDEIADLLQDAGKQNLQLVTTAKDAIRLNGHHGRAEELLWNSVVIEIDMVFDDPNAAGTIIETAVVNCRARLLREHARPSI; from the coding sequence ATGGTTTCTGAAGCGCCGCCGTTCTGGTGGCAGAAAGCAGGCTGGCAGGCCTGGCTGTTATCACCGTTTTCCCTTCTATACGGCAATATTGCCGGCCGGCGGATGCGTACGGCAAAACGGGCGAGCGTTCACGTTCCGGTCATCTGCATCGGTAACTTCACCGTGGGCGGTGCTGGAAAGACGCCGACAGCGATGGCAATCGCCAGAGCCGCCGTCGCAAAAGGCCTCAAACCCGGATTTCTCAGTCGCGGATATGGCGGCACGCTTGATGTCACCACCCTTGTCGATCCCGCGCAGCACCGCTCCGCCGATGTCGGCGATGAACCGCTGCTGCTTGCACGCGAGGCGGTGACCGTCATTTCCCGCAAGCGGGTGGAAGGCGCGCACCGGCTGGTGAAGGAGGGCGTGGACCTCATCATCATGGATGACGGTTTCCAGAGCGCCCGCCTGACGCTGGATTATGCGCTCGTCGTCATCGACACGGTGCGCGGCATCGGTAACGGCCATCTCGTGCCGGGCGGTCCGGTCCGGGCGCCGCTTGCCGAACAGATGCGGCATATGACGGGACTTCTGAAGGTCGGCAACGGCCATGCAGCCGATCCGCTGGTGAGAATGGCGGCAAAGGCTGCAAAACCGGTTTTCGTAGCCGCAATCACGCCGCAGGAGCCGCAGGATTTCAGGGGAAGGCGCGTGCTGGCCTATGCGGGCATCGCCGATCCGGCCAAATTCTTCAGAACCGTCGAGGCTGTGGGCGGCGAGATCGTGGAGCGGCGCTCCTTTCCCGACCATCACCATTTCAGCGACGACGAGATCGCCGATCTTCTGCAGGACGCCGGCAAGCAAAATTTGCAGCTGGTGACGACGGCCAAGGACGCCATACGCCTCAACGGTCACCATGGCCGGGCGGAAGAATTGCTGTGGAACAGCGTGGTGATCGAGATCGACATGGTGTTCGACGATCCCAATGCGGCTGGAACGATCATCGAGACGGCGGTGGTGAACTGCCGCGCCCGCCTGCTGCGGGAACATGCGCGACCGTCGATTTAG
- a CDS encoding HAD family hydrolase, which yields MVADIERDVTQSIAAVLFDKDGTLLGYDASWGPVNRELAAIAAKGDPVLADQLLAACGMDPVTGHVVPDSLLAAGNTAEIAAGLVAAGSPCDVGELTARLDRLFTEAADKSVPVTDLKAFFARLKARGYKLGIASSDNENSIRQTAIRFGFESDVDFVAGYDSGYGTKPQPGMVLGFCEAVGFPPERVAVVGDNNHDLHMARNAGAGLRIAVLTGTGSRESLGADAHYCFDDITALEALLPERVA from the coding sequence ATGGTAGCGGATATCGAACGTGATGTGACGCAGTCGATCGCGGCCGTCCTTTTCGACAAGGACGGCACGCTTCTGGGCTATGACGCAAGCTGGGGACCAGTGAACCGCGAGCTTGCGGCGATCGCGGCCAAGGGTGATCCCGTTCTTGCAGACCAGCTGCTCGCCGCCTGCGGCATGGACCCCGTCACCGGCCATGTGGTACCCGACAGCCTGCTGGCCGCCGGCAATACGGCGGAAATCGCCGCCGGTCTGGTCGCGGCCGGTTCGCCCTGCGATGTCGGCGAATTGACTGCGCGGCTCGATCGGCTTTTCACTGAGGCAGCGGATAAATCCGTGCCCGTCACCGACCTCAAGGCATTTTTCGCAAGGCTGAAGGCACGCGGCTACAAGCTCGGCATCGCTTCCAGCGACAATGAAAACTCCATTCGCCAGACGGCCATTCGCTTCGGTTTCGAAAGCGATGTCGATTTCGTCGCGGGTTATGACAGCGGTTATGGCACCAAGCCGCAACCCGGCATGGTTCTCGGTTTCTGCGAGGCGGTTGGGTTCCCGCCGGAGCGGGTGGCGGTGGTCGGCGACAATAATCACGATCTGCATATGGCAAGGAATGCCGGCGCGGGATTGCGCATCGCAGTTCTGACGGGCACGGGATCACGCGAAAGCCTTGGCGCCGATGCGCATTATTGTTTCGATGACATTACCGCGCTGGAAGCACTGCTGCCGGAACGGGTTGCTTAG
- the waaA gene encoding lipid IV(A) 3-deoxy-D-manno-octulosonic acid transferase, protein MSSRLARFALSGYRIAGIAAYPFARPYLSYRAAKGKEDKRRRLERFGYASAERPRGPLVWFHAASVGETLALIPLIREIRKRDIYVLLTTGTVTSAELTRTRLGDDVIHQYVPLDIKIAVNRFLAYWAPDAAITAESEIWPVTMMELERRHIPQIRVNARLSDRSFDRWNNRHDIAESLFSKLALVVAQSDLDAERFRDLGSWPVVISGNLKGDTDPPPCDEALLEHYRKQVGTRKTWAAISTFDGEEKAAATVHAAIKSRNGQLTIIVPRHPERGDDVEAMLKTMGLTVARRSRNDVITPETDIFLGDSIGEMGLYLRLTELAFVGRSLTAEGGQNPLEPAMLGCAVLSGAHVQNFREAYQKLIRAGGGRIIRDVEMLAKAVHYLLVNDNERYKMIDAGNRVIQDMRGALSSTVKALEPYINPLTVTAKLQPRSAIGSW, encoded by the coding sequence ATGAGCAGCCGTCTCGCACGCTTCGCTCTTTCCGGTTACCGGATTGCCGGGATTGCCGCCTATCCCTTTGCCCGTCCCTATCTTTCCTATCGGGCGGCAAAGGGCAAGGAAGACAAGCGCCGTCGCCTCGAACGCTTCGGTTATGCCAGCGCCGAGCGCCCGCGCGGGCCGCTCGTCTGGTTCCATGCCGCAAGTGTCGGCGAGACGCTCGCTCTCATTCCGCTGATCCGCGAGATACGCAAGCGCGACATCTACGTGCTCCTGACCACCGGTACCGTGACCTCGGCCGAGCTGACCCGCACCCGGCTTGGCGATGATGTCATCCATCAATATGTGCCGCTGGACATCAAGATCGCGGTCAATCGTTTCCTCGCCTATTGGGCGCCGGATGCCGCCATCACCGCTGAATCGGAAATCTGGCCGGTGACGATGATGGAGCTGGAGCGCAGGCACATTCCCCAGATCAGGGTCAATGCGCGCCTGTCCGACCGTTCCTTCGATCGCTGGAACAACCGGCACGATATTGCGGAATCGCTGTTTTCCAAGCTTGCCCTCGTTGTCGCGCAATCCGATCTCGATGCCGAACGCTTCCGCGATCTCGGCTCCTGGCCGGTGGTCATTTCCGGCAACCTCAAGGGTGATACCGATCCGCCACCCTGCGACGAGGCTCTGCTCGAGCACTATCGCAAGCAGGTCGGAACCCGCAAGACATGGGCGGCGATCTCCACCTTCGACGGTGAAGAGAAGGCAGCCGCCACCGTGCATGCGGCGATCAAGTCGCGCAATGGTCAATTGACTATCATCGTGCCGCGCCACCCAGAGCGGGGCGACGATGTGGAAGCCATGCTGAAGACCATGGGGCTGACTGTAGCCCGCCGAAGCCGCAACGACGTCATCACGCCGGAAACCGATATTTTCCTTGGCGATTCCATCGGTGAGATGGGGCTTTACCTGCGGCTGACCGAACTTGCCTTTGTCGGCCGCTCGCTGACGGCTGAGGGCGGCCAGAACCCGCTGGAACCGGCGATGCTCGGCTGCGCGGTATTATCCGGCGCGCATGTGCAGAATTTCCGTGAGGCCTATCAGAAACTGATCCGTGCCGGCGGCGGTCGCATCATCCGCGATGTCGAGATGCTGGCCAAGGCGGTGCATTATCTGCTGGTCAACGACAATGAGCGTTACAAGATGATCGATGCCGGCAACCGGGTCATTCAGGATATGCGCGGCGCGCTTTCCTCCACCGTCAAGGCGCTGGAACCCTATATCAACCCGCTCACCGTTACCGCCAAGCTGCAACCGCGGAGCGCCATCGGTTCATGGTAG
- a CDS encoding DUF4170 domain-containing protein, translated as MTESGKQKQLLHLVFGGELENLQDVQFRDLNALDIVGIYPDYASALTAWKSKAQMTVDNAHMRYFIVHMHRLLNPDDKI; from the coding sequence ATGACGGAATCTGGCAAACAGAAACAGCTGCTGCACCTGGTGTTCGGCGGCGAACTGGAAAACCTTCAGGATGTTCAGTTCCGGGATTTGAATGCGCTCGATATCGTCGGCATCTATCCTGACTATGCTTCTGCGCTGACCGCGTGGAAATCCAAGGCCCAGATGACGGTCGACAACGCCCATATGCGTTATTTTATCGTGCATATGCACCGTCTTCTCAATCCCGACGACAAAATTTGA
- a CDS encoding 3'(2'),5'-bisphosphate nucleotidase CysQ yields MNDIAEARWASDLRLVLEAARKAGETALGFFRKDPEVWWKNGGLSPVSAADYAANEILETILRSARPDYGWLSEETDDDTDRLARSTVFVVDPIDGTRAFIGGRDTWCVSVAVVHQGRPVAAALVAPALAEEFTAMEGGEALKNGEPISAARENTGTFHLAAPEDVIAHLPDEVRDGVKRIPHVPSLAYRLAMVADGRIDGTLVKANSHEWDLAAADLILERAGGLLVGLDGKPLMYNRREVNHPALCAAADYALPALLKAFSHLSDG; encoded by the coding sequence ATGAACGATATTGCAGAGGCCCGCTGGGCTTCCGATTTGAGGCTGGTCCTCGAGGCCGCGCGCAAGGCCGGCGAGACGGCGCTCGGTTTTTTCCGCAAGGATCCCGAGGTCTGGTGGAAAAATGGCGGTCTTTCGCCGGTGAGTGCGGCCGACTACGCCGCAAACGAAATTCTCGAAACCATCCTGCGATCCGCCCGGCCTGACTACGGCTGGCTGTCGGAAGAGACGGACGACGACACGGACAGGCTTGCCCGTTCCACCGTGTTCGTCGTCGACCCCATCGACGGAACCCGCGCCTTCATCGGCGGCAGGGACACCTGGTGCGTCAGCGTCGCGGTCGTGCATCAGGGGCGGCCGGTGGCGGCTGCCCTTGTCGCGCCGGCGCTCGCAGAGGAATTCACGGCAATGGAAGGCGGCGAAGCGCTGAAGAATGGGGAACCCATTTCCGCTGCCCGCGAAAATACCGGCACCTTCCATCTGGCAGCACCTGAAGATGTGATCGCGCACCTGCCGGACGAGGTTCGGGACGGCGTCAAGCGCATTCCGCATGTGCCGTCGCTCGCCTATCGGCTGGCCATGGTGGCGGATGGCCGCATCGACGGAACGCTCGTCAAGGCGAACTCGCACGAGTGGGATTTGGCCGCCGCCGACCTTATCCTCGAAAGGGCGGGCGGCCTTCTGGTCGGCCTTGATGGAAAACCTCTGATGTATAATCGCCGTGAGGTAAACCACCCCGCATTGTGCGCTGCAGCAGATTATGCGCTGCCTGCGCTTTTGAAAGCGTTTTCGCATCTGTCCGACGGTTGA
- a CDS encoding TldD/PmbA family protein gives MSSEIDSSKLLDRASELVDLARAAGADEADAVVVRSRSQSVGVRLGKVESTESSESDDFSLRVFVGRRVASVSANPGFDLKTLAERAVAMAKVSPEDPFACLADRERLATSYDDLELFDATEVSADQLREAALASEEAALAVKGVSNSSGAGASSGMGGLVLVTSHGFSGSYMGSRFSRSVSVIAGEGTKMERDYDFDSRLYYADLDAAEEIGRRAGEKVVRRVGPRQVDTGSNITVVFDPRIARGFVGAIAGAINGASVARKTSFLRDKMGQQVLKKGLHLTDDPQIVRGPSSRPFDGEGVRGEKMTMIEDGVLKHWFLSTSAARELGLETNGRGVRGGTSVSPASTNLALEPGELSPEELLAQVGSGFYVTELIGHGANMITGEYSCGASGFWIENGEKSFAVSEVTIASNLKDMFMRVTPANDIDRKYGVAAPTLAIEGMTIAGK, from the coding sequence ATGTCCTCAGAAATAGATTCTTCCAAACTTCTCGATCGCGCCAGTGAACTTGTCGATCTTGCCCGTGCAGCGGGTGCGGATGAGGCGGACGCCGTTGTCGTCCGTTCACGCTCGCAATCGGTCGGCGTGCGGCTGGGCAAAGTGGAAAGCACCGAATCCTCCGAGAGCGACGATTTTTCGCTCCGCGTTTTCGTCGGACGGCGGGTGGCGAGTGTTTCGGCCAATCCCGGCTTCGATCTGAAGACGCTGGCGGAACGGGCAGTGGCCATGGCGAAGGTCTCGCCGGAAGACCCGTTTGCGTGTCTGGCAGACAGGGAACGGCTGGCGACATCCTACGACGATCTCGAACTTTTCGATGCGACCGAGGTCTCGGCCGATCAGCTGCGCGAAGCGGCACTCGCCTCGGAAGAGGCGGCACTTGCCGTCAAGGGCGTCAGCAATTCCTCCGGCGCCGGCGCATCGAGCGGCATGGGCGGCCTCGTCCTCGTTACTTCGCACGGTTTTTCCGGCAGCTACATGGGCAGCCGTTTCAGCCGCTCCGTCAGCGTCATCGCTGGCGAAGGCACGAAGATGGAGCGCGACTACGATTTCGACAGCCGCCTCTATTATGCTGATCTCGATGCGGCCGAAGAGATCGGCCGTCGCGCCGGTGAAAAAGTCGTGCGGCGGGTCGGCCCGCGCCAGGTGGATACCGGCAGCAACATTACCGTGGTTTTCGATCCCCGCATCGCCCGCGGTTTCGTTGGTGCCATTGCCGGCGCGATCAACGGCGCTTCCGTCGCCCGCAAGACCAGCTTCCTGCGTGACAAGATGGGGCAGCAGGTTCTAAAAAAGGGCCTCCACCTCACCGATGACCCGCAGATCGTTCGCGGCCCGTCCTCTCGTCCCTTCGATGGCGAAGGTGTCAGGGGCGAGAAGATGACGATGATCGAGGACGGGGTGCTGAAGCACTGGTTCCTCTCCACCTCGGCAGCGCGTGAACTCGGCCTTGAAACCAACGGCCGCGGCGTGCGCGGCGGAACCTCGGTATCGCCGGCCTCCACCAATCTCGCGCTGGAGCCGGGCGAACTATCTCCGGAAGAACTGTTGGCGCAGGTCGGAAGCGGCTTTTACGTCACCGAGCTGATCGGCCATGGCGCCAATATGATCACCGGTGAATATAGCTGTGGTGCAAGCGGCTTCTGGATCGAGAATGGCGAAAAGTCCTTCGCGGTCTCGGAGGTGACGATTGCCTCGAACCTGAAGGACATGTTCATGCGTGTCACGCCGGCCAACGATATCGACCGCAAATACGGCGTCGCCGCACCGACGCTCGCCATCGAAGGCATGACGATCGCGGGCAAGTGA